CACTTACATGAGCATGCATACAAATTTATAATCCGAAAGCTAATGTGAACCATAGTATGCGAAACCGGGTTCATTTCtagttttgttttgtgtttaaCTTGGGAGAGTAAAGTTGTAGTTTTCGCATTATGTCTTAATTCATTTCTGCTTTTGCTGACTAACAGATCTATGAGAAGAACCCCACCATCATCAAGAACTATGGTATCTGGCTGCGATACCAGAGTCGTACTGGATACCACAACATGTACAAGGAGTACCGTGATACCACTCTAAACGGTGGTGTTGAGCAAATGTACACTGAGATGGCTTCACGTCACAGGGTCAGAGCCCCATGCATCCAGATCATCAAGACTGCCACCGTCCCTGATGAGCTCTGCAAGAGAGAAAACACCAAGCAATTCCAAGGCGACAAAATCAAGTTCCCATTGGTGTTCAGGAAGGTTAGACCCCCCACCAGGAAGCTTAAGACCACTTACAAGGCATCCAAGCCCAACTTGTTTATGTAAGACAAGATCTTAGGCTGGTTTAAGCAACGCAACGTCCCTTAATTTTTGAGTTGCTATGTCTTTTGGTAGTTTAATCGAAGTTATTAGTCTGGAAACGAGCGTTGTGAACTCGACTTGTTTTGTTGGCCTCTTGAAAGGATTCTTTAATGTTGGATTCTCATTTCGGTTGCATACttgttttttcttcattttccctGCTTTGTTATTTGTATGTTCAAACTTGAGCAATTGGAGGAAGCAAATGCGCTTTATTCACTTGATGTCGAATTTTataggatttgttttgttgttcgcTCATGGTATCATGGCATAGTGAGCTAGGTAGAACCAAAACGGACATGGATGCAAAACGGATATAAGACCATGCCCAAGCAACGTCAATTGgtaggtcatgaccttgcttggtcatgCTAATGACATAATTAAGCAAGTATAATTGGTGACCTTTGATGGTTAATTTGTGACCTTTTGCATCAAAAGGTCAATTTTTGACCATTGTTGAGCAAATTGACCACATTGGTGACCTTCTAGGTGGATACTTTTTATTGGttgaacaataaaaaaataaaaaataaaagtatATAATATGATAGTGGGGTATGATTGGGAATATTGTGAAGTGGAAAATGATTGgattgatgacctaggtcgcgaccttctgcttggtagggtgaaaatgggtcaaggttaataaggtgggattaagagtaaaatcgggtcgtGACTTAGTTAGCGTGAccactgcttggggatggtctaagtgTTGGTGCCTGACACCTTGGACACGCACACGCTACAAGGCATTCACTGTAGAAGCGTCTGTGCTTCGTAGATGGGTGAGTTTGGCGACTGATCCGAGTGCCCTTGAGAGAGAGGTCAGGAAGCGCCCATTTTGATGATAAATTTGTAAACGATTTTATACAGGAATTTGTGTATTCCGTTTGTTGGGCACAAGATATATCCGTCCTAATGACATAAGAAGTAGCACCATAATGCAACCGCTTTTTTCAGGAATTGAAAATTTTGAGTACCAACCAAGCAACAATTACTATTACCAATTATCCGCGATTGGAAATAATATTTACCATCGCGTATTGACCACAAAACACTACTTAAAGCTAGTAATTTTTCCATGGCACTTAACAAACCACAAATATTCTTCATACAATCCGCCCAATTTGGGTGTCGAAAATCCACAACTTTCAAAGCGAGTTGTAATATTTTCATGGGACACCCTTAAAATAAATTCGGTGTTTACCAGTTACCACTACCCATCTACACCCGATTCTTTTGGGAAAGAATATAAATGTAAGAGGTTTAACTAAAAGCAGTTAAGCATTCGGAGAGAGACGCTTTATTATTAGAAGTACAAAGCACCATACATCACCAGAGTGAGACATGGTTTCTACTTTCTAGGATGATAAACACGTCCAATGCCAAGCGCTACTAGACATGTCAGTGTCGCTTCTGGCCCGTAGTTGCTTCCCAAGCCTGCAAAACGTGGTTTGCGATTTCTTCAACACCCAACCCATGCTTTACCTGTTTCAGGAATGGTTTATCTTTGTCAGTGATGAGTCTGAGGACTGTTGGACAATCATAGGTTTTATtgtctcgatcatttgtttaccgaTTTCATTTATGGGTGTCTTAGTCATTTGTATATCTTTCTATATTGAAAATTTTTCAagggtaatttgatcattcacataaCCTACTGTCCACGTGTCACCGAACAACACCCCCAaatgtgccaaaaccaaaggtaaacagacgaccgggacggagggagtaacaaAAAATAATCGAATCTGAGAGTAATTCACAAACCTGAGCAAATACAAAGGGTCCTCCATCACGCATACGAAGAGAGTCCCTCTCCATGACAGACAAATCAGCTCCAACTGCATCAGCAATGTCAGTCTTGTTTATAACCTGCAGTAAATTAACCATGGATAACGTTGTTTCAGAAACACGCTCAAAGATAACCACTAATATCGAGAAATTAATCTAAAAGTCTACATACAAGGAGGTCAGCTTGTGTAATGCCAGGGCCTCCCTTACGAGGAATCTTATCTCCACCAGACACGTCTATAATGTAAATAATGTAATCTGCAAGTTCCCTGCTGAAGTTGGCAGCTAAGTTGTCTGCGAAACCACAACATCATTGTTAGCAATGTAGCTTCTCTCAGAGCTTAGTTAGTAAATAATGTAAATAATACTTTATCTGCTGAAGCTTGGTCCGAGCATTTCATTAAGTCATAATATTGAAAATTAGAATGGAGTAAACTTCTAGCCGCGTGCAATTCAGCTCATGCCAAATAATGCTTCTACTTTCTATTCCTTTCCATAAGACAAGGAGCACAATGATAAAACTGTACTTGATTTTAGGTATAGTCAGAGATTAACTACGTGATTATACGAACTCAgatgactatatatatatatgatatatAGTTATATACCGAGCTGACTGAGGCATTAATATCAGTACAAAACCAGTGCTAAGTTACCTCCGCCAGATTCACAGAGAAGCAAATCTGCTTTATGCAAGTTGGAAAGCTCTTCAAGAGGACCGAGATTTATGCTGATATCTTCACGAATTGCAGCATGCGGACAACCGCCAGTTTCCACAGCACGTATCCTATCCTCTGGGAGTGCTCCATGCTTTATCAAAAATTCTCCATCTTCTTTTGTGAAGATGTCATTTGTCACCTGAACAATAATAACAGCAGATTTAGAAGTAATTCATTATAATAAGGTTATTTATTAATTAAATTTAGTCTGCTTATGTTCAGCAGTTAAGCAAATGAATCTTTAAAAGACCTGTTTTTTAAGTGCCAGTTAACAGAGAGCCCTTGATGAGCAGCGCGTATACGTTGTACACCCATCAGCTTAAATAACAGACGTATTTTTACTGTTTCTGGCTTTTTGTTCTCTAAAAAGTTAAGTCCATAAATGTCAGCGTGTGATTAGTTATGATATTAATGTATACCAGATTTAATCTTAACAACTTAAGTCTCTCTTATTCAGCACCCCTTACACCTTAGAGACCATATACCAGCCAAATCCAGTGAAAATGTTAGCAATGAGTCAAAGCTATAACTTTGTTAACCTAAGAAGAGCAAAAACACAGCCAAAACTTGGTTTCCAGTGAAAATGTTAGCATTGAGCCAAAGCTATAACTTTGTTAACCTAAGAGGAGCAGACCAGGCAGAAGATGGCAGCACGGTTCTTAGGTGCTTATCAGATTACGAGAAAGGTGATTTGAGTGTCTTATAGTCTTATACTTCACAGGCTGAACACCACCCCAGGGTTCTTAGTCATCCAACAGAATTACCTATCACTTGTACAGAAATTCAACATCTTAAAGAAATAGAGTCAGTGCTTGAATGAAGGATATGGTGAAGAAAGAAAACGAAGTTGAGATACAATGGTTGACTTAATAACTGAGATGTACTCAAGAGAGGCAAAAGTACGCAAAGCTACCTAAGTTAGTGACTGGGGCACTAGGAGAAAAGAAATGATATGGTCACTTGACTGCAGGAAAAGATCTCAGAAATGGTCGATGGGAGCGAGCTAATGATTTGTGAAAAAGAATTGTCAGCCGAATTGGAGAATCCCAACAAAATTCCCCAGCCAGCACACCTGTCCAAGCTAGCTGGTCATTCTAGAACAAAACGTACACAGGCCAAGGTTAATGGATTAGATCAACCTCAACGAACTATGAACTAGTCCATGCACATTTATATCATAGTGTTTGGTCGTCTGCTTTAGATGTACTTTCTCTATTCATTTGGATTCACGACATTTTCCTTGGACGTCGCTAGATTTCCACTTTGGATAAGAAATAACCAATAAAACACTCTCTCATATATGTTGCCCCAATCTTCTCTAGCAGATTTTTCTTCCAAGTCTTTGTTCCAAACAGAAATGTAGTGAATTCAAATGAACATGTGAAGTACATTTCAGTAAACTTTGGTTGGAGAAAATGACAGAGAACTACCATTTTCCCCAACACCAAATAAATCCCAAATTAAGGGCTATCAAACTACCAAATTAACCGCGCATAAGTACTACGTCTAAAAATACCAAATTAACCGCTATCAAACTTCTTCCTGATTACCTTGTACATTCACCGAAATTGTGTTTCTAGCAGCAAATAAACATAAACACCAGCAAGAGAAACTTACAGCAGCAAGACTGTATTTATCCCTCAATAACTTGCACAAAGCCAACATCAAAGCTGTTTTCCTGCACGTCAACAACCAGGAAGACCATCAACTATCATAAGACGGTCTTTCACGAGACTTACTAGATACGACAACAAAACAAAGCGAAAATGAAAGGAAATATACCCAGTGCCAACAGGGCCACCAATACCAATAGTAAAAGCCCTCTCAGAGAAATCCCGGGTTGACAAAGGCAGAGCTCTTCTGCTGAAAAAACCAGGTGAATATATAGGTTCATGTGTATGAGGTGCTAACCCATCATGGCTATGATACACTTTCCCATCTGCTCCTACCCATGTATTTGCCCCTTTGCTGCACACATTAACATATACGGAGTAGTTAGTCTCttgtaaaacggttttatataaatattacgagtaattttttgtgtgtgtgttgaCTAGAGGAGTATCCCATGCCGACAATTTGAGTAATTTCCTCAAAGGTACTGAAGTCAACTTAATGGGTAGAACTCTCCCAACTTCCCAAGTTTAGTTTTTTCATTCACAAGAGTCGGGACTCGTCACTtgttaagagatgagagcccttgcCACTCACATAAACCAACTTTGGTAATTATGTAAATATTGTGTAAAACGGATCCAACCACCATATATACTAACAATAATTCTTCTACAAAACGGTTTACAAGAGACTTACTCATATACTAATCCTaacaaagttggctggtgtgactGGTAAGGGTCAGAAGTTCCATTCCACGAATAAAAaagtcaaacttaagaggatcaACCAATTAAATTGCTTTCAGTACCTTCAGTACCCTGGTCAAAAACTGATATACTAATCATTTTTACAATGTACTTGTGTAAGTCATTACCCAGGATATTAAGATAAGGTATTTCAACTACAAATAACAAACATTATACAGAATATATCATTAACGAAAAAGAATAAATATGAAGTCAAAGTTGAAGAGAAATTACTCATGGGTATGATGATGATGGTCATGGTCATCATGATCATCATGGGTATGCTGATgatcatgatgatgatgatgagtgtcAGTTTGCATATTCTGGGGATCCATTTTTGTGGGTTTTAGATTCTGATTCTCTTTACCCGAATTCGGCGGTTGATACTCCTGGATTTCTGCGTATCACAGGACttatcaacttttttttttttttttgatacacCATTTGTCCTATCATCATTGGTTTACAATTCTTCGAATGACGGACATATTTGTCTTAAATTCGTAATTAGTCGGCTTTTATCTCATTTATTTATCTACTTGATCCGCTTTAAATTTAAAATGATTATAATGTCAATTTTAAAAAGTATttgggggtgtttggtaaacggcggattgaaatttttttagcatattcaaggtttttagcatgtttgacttaacaatctactattttgagtgtttggtaaatggcatattgaCAGAGTAGATTGGAGCTAAATCTACTGTTGTTTTTCAATATGCTGCTCTACCtagcatattcacattagtagattgtgaaatatgaatcCGTCAACAATTTACACATaaatacaacaatctattaaccaaaatctgctaattaccaaacacttttactaaatctgcta
This sequence is a window from Silene latifolia isolate original U9 population chromosome 8, ASM4854445v1, whole genome shotgun sequence. Protein-coding genes within it:
- the LOC141596232 gene encoding large ribosomal subunit protein eL20y-like encodes the protein MGQFRFHQYQIVGRALPTAKDEHPKIYRMKLWATNEVRGRSKFWYFLRKQKKVKRSNGQILATNEIYEKNPTIIKNYGIWLRYQSRTGYHNMYKEYRDTTLNGGVEQMYTEMASRHRVRAPCIQIIKTATVPDELCKRENTKQFQGDKIKFPLVFRKVRPPTRKLKTTYKASKPNLFM
- the LOC141596225 gene encoding urease accessory protein G, producing the protein MDPQNMQTDTHHHHHDHQHTHDDHDDHDHHHHTHDKGANTWVGADGKVYHSHDGLAPHTHEPIYSPGFFSRRALPLSTRDFSERAFTIGIGGPVGTGKTALMLALCKLLRDKYSLAAVTNDIFTKEDGEFLIKHGALPEDRIRAVETGGCPHAAIREDISINLGPLEELSNLHKADLLLCESGGDNLAANFSRELADYIIYIIDVSGGDKIPRKGGPGITQADLLVINKTDIADAVGADLSVMERDSLRMRDGGPFVFAQVKHGLGVEEIANHVLQAWEATTGQKRH